A portion of the Lolium rigidum isolate FL_2022 chromosome 1, APGP_CSIRO_Lrig_0.1, whole genome shotgun sequence genome contains these proteins:
- the LOC124682850 gene encoding pentatricopeptide repeat-containing protein At3g02330, mitochondrial-like: MVAPPSLAAPTNSTFSHLFQLCAHGGRAALAAGLAVHARMLVSGFVPTAFVSNCLLQMYARCADAAYARRVFDAMPHRDTVSWNTMLTAYTHSGDITTAISLFDAMPNPDVVSWNALISSYCQRGIYQESVALFLEMARSGVASDRTTFAVLLKSCGALDDLALGVQIHALAVKTGLGIDVRTGSALVDMYGKCSSLEDGLFFFYAMPDRNWVSWGAVIAACVQNGQYTRGLELFMEMQRSGMGVSQPAYASAFRSCAAMSCLSTGRQLHAHAIKNKFNTDRIVGTAIVDVYAKANSLVDAKRAFFGLPSHTVETCNAMMVGLVRAGLGNEGMELFQFMTRSGIGFDAVSLSGVFSACAEIKGYLQGLQVHCLAMKSGFDADICVRNAILDLYGKCKALVEAYLVFKDMEQRDSVSWNAIIAALEQNGHYEDTVVHFNEMLRFGMEPDDFTYGSVLKACAALQSLEFGLMVHDKVIKSGLGSDAFVASTVVDMYCKCGMMTDAQKLHDRIGRQELVSWNAIMSGFSLNKQSEDAQKFFSQMLDMGLKPDHFTYATVLDTCANLATIEIGKQIHGQIIKQEMLVDEYISSTLIDMYAKCGYMQDSLLMFEKAHKRDFVSWNAMICGYALHGQGVEALQMFDRMQKENVVPNHATFVAVLRACSHVGLLDDGCRYFHQMTSRYKLEPQLEHFACMVDILGRSKGPREAREFISTMPFEADAVIWKTLLSVCKIHRDVEVAELAASNVLLLDPEDSSVYILLSNVYAESGKWVDVSRTRRLMRQGRLKKEPGCSWIEVQSEMHGFLVGDNVHPRSRELYDMLNYLIDEMKLTGYEPDLAYFAEEGSAFEQHQLHGIVGG, encoded by the coding sequence ATGGTGGCGCCTCCCTCGTTGGCGGCTCCGACCAACTCCACGTTCTCCCACCTCTTCCAGCTGTGCGCACATGGTGGCCGCGCTGCCCTCGCCGCCGGTCTCGCCGTGCATGCACGCATGCTTGTGTCTGGGTTCGTCCCCACAGCCTTCGTCTCCAACTGCCTCCTGCAAATGTATGCCCGCTGTGCGGACGCCGCCTATGCCCGGAGGGTGTTCGACGCGATGCCCCACAGGGACACCGTCTCATGGAACACCATGCTCACTGCGTACACGCACTCTGGGGACATCACAACCGCTATATCTCTCTTTGATGCGATGCCAAACCCGGATGTCGTGTCATGGAACGCTCTTATCTCGAGCTATTGCCAGCGCGGCATATACCAGGAGTCGGTGGCCCTGTTCTTGGAGATGGCTCGTTCTGGTGTTGCCTCTGACCGGACAACTTTTGCCGTCCTTCTGAAGTCGTGTGGTGCTTTGGACGATTTGGCACTAGGTGTTCAAATCCATGCATTGGCGGTTAAGACAGGGTTAGGGATCGATGTGCGGACTGGGAGTGCTCTAGTGGACATGTATGGCAAGTGCAGCAGTTTGGAGGACGGGTTATTCTTCTTTTATGCAATGCCGGATAGGAACTGGGTCTCGTGGGGTGCAGTTATTGCTGCATGTGTTCAAAATGGTCAGTATACGCGTGGGTTGGAGCTGTTCATGGAGATGCAGAGGTCAGGGATGGGGGTGAGCCAGCCGGCTTATGCCAGCGCTTTCAGATCCTGCGCAGCAATGTCATGCCTGAGCACTGGTAGGCAGTTACACGCGCATGCCATAAAGAATAAGTTCAATACTGACCGTATTGTTGGGACAGCCATTGTGGACGTTTATGCTAAGGCTAATAGCTTGGTGGATGCTAAAAGGGCATTCTTCGGCTTGCCCAGTCATACAGTTGAGACATGCAATGCCATGATGGTTGGGCTTGTGCGCGCAGGGCTAGGAAATGAGGGCATGGAACTGTTTCAGTTCATGACCAGGTCAGGCATTGGTTTTGATGCAGTCAGCTTGTCGGGGGTTTTCAGTGCTTGTGCAGAGATTAAGGGGTATTTACAAGGGCTGCAAGTCCACTGCTTAGCAATGAAATCAGGTTTTGATGCGGACATCTGTGTCCGAAATGCAATTCTTGATCTGTATGGGAAGTGCAAAGCATTGGTAGAAGCATACCTTGTCTTCAAGGACATGGAGCAACGAGATTCAGTCTCTTGGAATGCTATTATTGCTGCTCTTGAGCAGAATGGACACTACGAGGACACTGTAGTTCATTTTAATGAGATGCTACGTTTTGGTATGGAACCAGATGATTTCACATATGGCAGTGTGCTTAAGGCTTGTGCAGCTTTACAATCTTTGGAATTTGGGTTGATGGttcatgacaaggttatcaaatcAGGACTTGGTTCAGATGCTTTTGTAGCTAGCACTGTTGTTGACATGTACTGCAAGTGTGGTATGATGACAGATGCTCAGAAACTTCATGACAGAATTGGGAGGCAAGAACTTGTTTCATGGAATGCCATCATGTCAGGATTTTCACTGAACAAACAGAGTGAGGATGCCCAGAAATTCTTCTCACAGATGTTAGATATGGGACTAAAGCCTGATCATTTCACGTATGCCACTGTTCTTGATACTTGTGCTAATTTAGCTACCATTGAGATCGGGAAACAGATCCATGGTCAGATAATCAAGCAAGAAATGCTGGTAGATGAATATATATCCAGTACTCTTATAGATATGTATGCCAAATGTGGGTACATGCAAGACTCGCTGCTAATGTTTGAGAAGGCGCACAAACGGGATTTTGTGTCATGGAATGCTATGATATGTGGCTACGCGCTGCATGGCCAAGGAGTAGAAGCACTCCAGATGTTCGATAGGATGCAAAAAGAGAATGTGGTTCCAAACCATGCAACTTTCGTTGCTGTACTTCGGGCTTGCAGCCATGTTGGGCTGTTGGATGATGGATGCCGTTACTTCCATCAGATGACCTCCCGCTATAAATTGGAACCACAACTGGAGCACTTTGCTTGTATGGTAGATATACTAGGACGGTCAAAGGGACCGCGAGAAGCTCGGGAGTTTATCAGCACCATGCCTTTTGAAGCTGATGCAGTCATTTGGAAGACTCTCCTAAGCGTTTGCAAGATCCATCGGGATGTTGAGGTGGCTGAACTTGCTGCCAGTAATGTTCTGCTACTAGATCCTGAGGATTCTTCAGTTTACATTCTTCTGTCAAATGTATACGCAGAATCAGGGAAATGGGTTGACGTTTCAAGGACAAGAAGGTTAATGAGGCAGGGAAGGCTTAAGAAGGAACCTGGTTGTAGCTGGATTGAGGTGCAAAGTGAAATGCATGGTTTCCTTGTAGGAGATAATGTCCATCCGAGATCGAGGGAGCTGTAtgacatgttgaattacttgattgATGAGATGAAACTGACTGGATATGAGCCTGATTTGGCTTATTTTGCTGAAGAGGGGAGTGCATTTGAGCAGCATCAGTTACATGGAATTGTTGGTGGCTAA
- the LOC124682849 gene encoding BTB/POZ and MATH domain-containing protein 1-like, whose protein sequence is MAALQRPRTTTASTCIPDTARGTHVFTITCYRMHKGLGAGNFIRSGTFTVGGYDWCVLYYPDGNRSENNDYVSVLVELQCKKSVVRALYDLRLTNQATGKSSLLFSRPSSFPPFNSCKNEPPRGAARFMRRDLLEESPYLHDDCLVIECDVTVIKETQVLPAYKTSEIQVPPSDLSDNLAKLLQGKKGTDLTIKVSGGEVFHAHKIVLAMRSPVFDAELFGPMGGKEKQCIEIEDMQPAVFRAFLHFIYTDSLPAMDDFDSNDSKELVNHLLVAADRYAMERLKLLCESILCKSLDAKSLAATLALSDQHHCTKLKDACIRYIKHFA, encoded by the coding sequence ATGGCAGCACTGCAGAGGCCGAGAACGACCACGGCGTCGACGTGCATCCCGGACACGGCGCGGGGCACGCACGTGTTCACGATCACCTGCTACAGGATGCACAAGGGCCTCGGCGCCGGGAACTTCATCCGGTCCGGCACCTTCACCGTCGGCGGCTACGACTGGTGCGTCCTCTACTACCCCGACGGAAACAGATCCGAGAACAACGATTATGTCTCGGTACTCGTCGAGCTCCAGTGCAAGAAATCCGTGGTGAGGGCGCTCTACGACTTGaggctcacaaaccaggccaccggGAAGTCGTCCTTGCTCTTCTCCCGGCCGTCGTCCTTCCCGCCGTTCAACTCCTGTAAGAACGAGCCTCCCAGGGGCGCTGCCAGGTTCATGAGGAGGGACCTCCTGGAGGAATCGCCGTACCTGCACGATGACTGCCTCGTGATCGAGTGCGACGTCACCGTCATCAAGGAAACCCAGGTCCTGCCGGCCTACAAGACGTCCGAGATCCAAGTGCCGCCGTCGGACTTGTCAGATAACCTTGCAAAGCTGCTGCAGGGGAAGAAAGGAACGGACCTGACCATCAAGGTCAGCGGCGGGGAGGTCTTCCATGCTCATAAGATTGTGCTCGCGATGCGGTCGCCGGTCTTCGATGCGGAGCTCTTTGGCCCGATGGGGGGCAAGGAGAAGCAGTGCATAGAGATAGAGGACATGCAGCCCGCTGTCTTCCGAGCATTTCTTCACTTCATATATACAGATTCACTGCCTGCAATGGATGACTTCGACAGCAACGACAGCAAGGAGCTTGTGAACCACTTGCTCGTGGCTGCAGATAGGTATGCCATGGAAAGGTTGAAGTTACTGTGTGAGAGCATCCTCTGCAAGAGCCTCGACGCCAAGAGCCTCGCCGCCACATTAGCTCTGTCTGACCAGCATCATTGCACCAAGCTCAAAGATGCTTGCATCAGATATATCAAACACTTCGCATAG